In a genomic window of Lacrimispora sp. BS-2:
- a CDS encoding GNAT family N-acetyltransferase: MIETDPKTICKEEVAQGWQANEEKYLKRLADNASGKAVSLVAEYEGNVAGYINVYVDSSWGSFANMGYCEIVDFGVLAKYRCCGIGSKLMDTAEKIALEYADVVYLGVGLHSGYGSAQRMYHKRGYIPDGKGVWYKDKIAEPHKTYCNDDSLNLYFSKKLR; the protein is encoded by the coding sequence ATGATTGAAACAGACCCTAAAACTATCTGCAAAGAAGAAGTAGCACAAGGCTGGCAGGCAAACGAAGAAAAGTATTTGAAAAGGTTAGCGGACAACGCTTCTGGTAAAGCTGTTTCTCTTGTCGCGGAATACGAAGGTAACGTTGCTGGATATATAAATGTGTATGTCGATTCTTCCTGGGGTTCTTTCGCAAATATGGGGTATTGCGAAATTGTTGATTTTGGTGTATTAGCAAAATACCGTTGTTGCGGAATAGGCTCTAAACTAATGGATACCGCTGAAAAGATTGCTTTGGAATATGCAGATGTAGTTTATCTTGGGGTAGGCTTACACAGCGGATATGGCAGCGCTCAAAGAATGTATCATAAGCGTGGTTACATACCTGACGGCAAAGGTGTCTGGTATAAAGATAAAATAGCAGAGCCGCATAAAACTTACTGCAACGATGACAGCTTAAATCTGTATTTTAGCAAAAAGCTTAGATAG
- a CDS encoding DHH family phosphoesterase, whose protein sequence is MKEKFKIKGQLRTYMQWPLYLSALLIAANTVIGAASTKAGIIMAFFTLLYVGIAVWLYTYRRRLLMSGLVEFSAEYSWMQKQLLTDLELPYGMTDENGRILWGNTAFSEVLGEEKPLKVTRKNIMTIFPEITKEVLKLNEGTAVLHAECNERKYQIRLKAVYMKESPEVIVSSVGVEAAGQMLVAVYLFDETEILTYKQMVDDQKMVAGLIYLDNYDEALESVEEVRRSLLTALIDRKITKYITNMNGIVKKLEKDKYFIAIKQSYITELKENRFSILEEVKTVNIGNEMAVTLSIGLGMNGDSYYRNYEFARIAIDMALGRGGDQAVIKDGERIQYFGGKAQQVEKTTRVKARVKAHALRELMETKDRLLIMGHRLTDIDAFGAAIGIYRIATAMDKKAHVIINEVTTSVRPILDRFVGNPDYPEDLFLTGGKAAELVDANTLLVVVDVNRPSITDAPELLRLVKTIVVLDHHRQSSEIIDNAVLSYVEPYASSSCEMVAEVLQYIADGIKIKSAEADALYAGIVIDTNNFTNQTGVRTFEAAAFLRRNGADVVRVRKMFRDDLEDYKAKAEAVRDAEIFEGSFAISVCSSEGIGSPTVVGAQAANELLDIAGIKASVVMTDYNHAVYISARSIDEVNVQVMMEKLGGGGHRTIAGAQLAGVSIEEAKTRVKAVIKEMLEKGDIS, encoded by the coding sequence ATGAAAGAAAAGTTCAAAATAAAGGGACAGCTGAGGACGTATATGCAGTGGCCGCTTTATCTGAGCGCATTGCTGATCGCCGCCAATACGGTGATTGGCGCAGCCAGTACAAAGGCGGGCATTATCATGGCGTTTTTTACACTCCTGTATGTAGGCATAGCAGTCTGGCTTTATACTTACAGAAGGAGACTTCTGATGAGCGGACTTGTGGAATTTTCTGCAGAATATTCCTGGATGCAGAAGCAGCTCCTTACCGATCTGGAACTTCCGTATGGAATGACGGATGAAAACGGAAGGATTCTATGGGGGAATACAGCGTTTTCAGAGGTGTTAGGGGAAGAAAAACCTCTAAAGGTCACGAGAAAGAACATCATGACCATTTTTCCGGAGATAACTAAGGAAGTGTTAAAGCTTAACGAGGGTACTGCCGTTCTCCATGCCGAGTGCAATGAACGGAAATACCAGATCCGTTTAAAGGCTGTCTATATGAAAGAATCACCGGAGGTCATTGTTTCATCGGTTGGAGTGGAGGCTGCCGGACAGATGCTTGTGGCAGTCTATCTTTTTGATGAAACGGAAATTCTCACCTACAAGCAGATGGTGGATGACCAGAAAATGGTTGCCGGCCTTATTTATCTGGATAATTATGATGAGGCGCTGGAGAGTGTGGAAGAAGTACGCCGTTCTCTGCTTACTGCCCTCATCGACCGGAAGATCACCAAGTACATTACCAATATGAATGGAATCGTTAAAAAGCTGGAAAAGGATAAGTACTTTATCGCCATTAAGCAGTCCTATATCACCGAGCTTAAGGAGAACCGTTTTTCCATTCTGGAGGAAGTTAAAACCGTCAATATCGGCAATGAGATGGCAGTGACCTTAAGCATTGGTCTCGGAATGAATGGAGACAGCTATTACCGGAATTACGAATTTGCAAGAATCGCCATTGATATGGCTCTTGGACGGGGCGGCGATCAGGCGGTAATTAAAGATGGTGAACGGATCCAGTATTTCGGAGGCAAGGCCCAGCAGGTAGAGAAGACCACCCGGGTAAAGGCCCGCGTAAAAGCTCACGCCCTTAGAGAGCTGATGGAAACAAAGGACCGGCTGCTGATCATGGGGCACCGGTTAACAGATATCGATGCCTTTGGCGCTGCAATTGGAATTTACCGCATTGCTACGGCCATGGATAAGAAGGCCCATGTCATTATTAATGAAGTGACTACCTCGGTCCGTCCTATTCTGGACCGTTTTGTGGGTAATCCCGATTACCCGGAAGATCTATTCCTGACAGGGGGGAAGGCAGCGGAGCTGGTGGATGCCAATACCCTTTTAGTAGTGGTGGATGTAAACCGCCCCAGCATTACCGACGCGCCGGAGCTTCTGCGTCTTGTAAAGACCATTGTAGTCCTGGATCATCACAGACAGAGCAGTGAGATCATTGACAATGCGGTTCTTTCCTATGTAGAGCCGTATGCTTCCTCCTCCTGTGAAATGGTAGCGGAAGTGCTGCAATACATTGCAGATGGGATTAAGATCAAATCTGCGGAAGCAGATGCCCTGTATGCAGGAATCGTCATTGATACCAATAATTTCACCAACCAGACAGGCGTCAGGACCTTTGAAGCGGCCGCTTTCTTAAGAAGAAACGGTGCGGATGTGGTCCGTGTGCGTAAGATGTTCCGCGATGACCTGGAAGATTACAAGGCAAAGGCGGAGGCTGTCCGGGATGCAGAGATTTTCGAGGGTTCCTTTGCGATCAGCGTATGTTCCTCGGAAGGAATCGGAAGCCCTACGGTCGTAGGAGCCCAGGCAGCCAATGAGCTGCTGGACATAGCCGGGATCAAGGCCTCCGTTGTAATGACTGATTATAATCATGCGGTGTATATAAGCGCCCGTTCCATTGATGAAGTGAATGTACAGGTCATGATGGAAAAGCTGGGCGGCGGCGGACACCGTACCATTGCAGGCGCACAGCTTGCGGGCGTCAGCATTGAAGAAGCGAAAACCCGCGTAAAAGCGGTTATTAAAGAGATGTTAGAGAAGGGAGACATATCATAA
- a CDS encoding response regulator, with protein sequence MNIRVVAVDNSEELLVKLTRILKEIDGIELCGSFNEAIAAMQYVRENPVDMVFSDVVMPDISGITLAAKLYELPDPPEVVLLSGIPGFSLEAWKIRAFGFIIKPYKKTQIVKMIDQYIMDKSKVV encoded by the coding sequence ATGAACATCAGGGTTGTAGCAGTGGATAACTCAGAGGAATTATTAGTGAAGCTAACTCGTATTTTAAAGGAAATAGACGGCATTGAACTGTGCGGAAGCTTCAATGAAGCCATTGCAGCCATGCAATATGTGAGAGAAAATCCGGTTGATATGGTGTTTTCGGATGTGGTCATGCCGGACATCAGCGGAATTACCCTTGCAGCTAAGCTGTATGAACTGCCGGACCCGCCGGAAGTGGTACTACTTTCCGGTATTCCCGGCTTTTCGCTGGAAGCCTGGAAGATCCGGGCCTTTGGCTTTATTATAAAGCCCTATAAAAAAACGCAGATTGTTAAAATGATCGATCAATATATAATGGATAAAAGTAAAGTCGTATAA